A region from the Vicia villosa cultivar HV-30 ecotype Madison, WI linkage group LG3, Vvil1.0, whole genome shotgun sequence genome encodes:
- the LOC131658922 gene encoding uncharacterized protein LOC131658922, whose product MAEQRRGPGRPRTRNVEPEQPAGGAGVPWQQMMQQMMQQNQMMAQMMQGMQGQQPPTQAPVPQAAAGPDFRAFFRMDPPEFVGGLDSLLAHDWLAGMERVFQAIQCTEEEKEIPKDWQHFKVAFLEKYFPNSVRTQKEREFQNFKQGDMSVSEYAEKFEDLADYSRQAVYAPDELWKIDHLKRVQEERNQNRTNFKEQGRSAQNLRPRNPPPKMKQSHGDRFPRPPFCDKCRKKHTGNCEAYPGRCFECGEQGHMMRNCPKKRAPEKTAGRVYTLDSRKAKGNNNLIAEKAIFIPAEETSSDDAIAKLIEGAFCED is encoded by the exons atggctgagcaacgcagaggtccTGGAAGGCCCAGAACGAGGAATGTGGAGCCCGAGCAACCAGCCGGAGGTGCAGGCGTGCCTTGGCAACAGATGATGCAGCAGATGATGCAGCAGAATCAGATGATGgctcaaatgatgcaaggcatgcaagGACAACAACCTCCTACTCAAGCTCCCGTACCTCAAGCTGCAGCTGGACCAGATTTTCGTGCCTTCTTCAGGATGGATCCCCCGGAGTTCGTTGGTGGACTTGACTCACTCTTGGCTCATGATTGGTTAGCTGGTATGGAGAGGGTGTTTCAAGCTATTCAGTGTACTgaagaagagaag GAGATTCCTAAGGATTGGCAACACTTCAAGGTGGCATTCTTGGAGAAGTATTTTCCTAATAGTGTGAGAACTCAGAAGGAGCGAGAATTTCAGAACTTCAAACAAGGTGACATGTCTGTTTCAGAATATGCAGAGAAGTTCGAGGACTTGGCAGACTACTCCAGACAAGCTGTTTATGCTCCAGATGAATtatggaagattgatca CTTGAAGAGGGTTcaagaagagaggaaccagaacagGACTAACTTTAAGGAGCAAGGGAGGTCTGCTCAAAACTTGAGGCCCCGTAATCCTCCACCAAAGATGAAGCAAAGCCACGGTGACCGTTTTCCCCGACCACCCTTTTGTGATAAGTGTAGGAAGAAGCACACTGGAAATTGTGAAGCTTATCCGGGTAGATGTTTTGAGTGTGGCGAGCAAGGTCACATGATGAGGAATTGTCCGAAGAAGAGAGCTCCAGAGAAGACTGCAGGTCGAGTTTACACTTTGGATTCGAGAAAGGCCAAGGGAAACAACAAtctcattgcgg agaaggccatattcattcctgctgAAGAGACTTCTTCTGACGATGCAATTGccaagttgatagaag GAGCCTTCTG